Below is a window of Leptolyngbyaceae cyanobacterium DNA.
AAGGACGAACACTAAAGTCTTTATCTGATTTTTAGTTAAGTCTGCTTCGGCTGGACGAATCAACCAATCATAGATTTGTTGAGCTAATGGTAACCGTTCTCTGGGAAAAGCCGTGGGGCGTAGAGAAATCCGCGTTTTTTGGAAAATTTCCTCTAGTTCGGTTTGGGATTTTTTAGTAGCGTAGTGACGCAGGGGTTCACCGGGAATTGATACGATTACTTCTAAGCGATCGGCTAAAATAATTGGATAAAATACCGCAGCATCGGGATCGACTTCATCAATTTGTTTCGGTTTAGCTTGAGCGCAAGCATCTTGGAAAAAGTTATCTAATTCAGCTAATTGCAAAGATTCAATTACCTGACGCGCTTGTTTTAGGTTGGCTTGACTGACTTCTTTTAACCCTCCCGTAGATGTAGTTTGTGTAGGTTCTAACAGGAGGCTGACTAATTCTCGATAAACGGGTTCTACGCTTTCTCGAAAAGAGAATTGCACGTCGGGATTAACCGTAACTAAATCGCTGCGGAGAGATGCCAATGTATTGATTGACTGGGAATAATTCGCGATCGCTTTTGATATATCTCCTCGCGCTGCGTAGATTCTGCCTAACTGCCAAAATAACTGATAAGTAATATCGGGTGCCGCTAGAGGAGAAGCCAGACTCAAAGCTTGGGCAGTAATATTTTCTGCTGGTTGCCATTGTCGATGCCTTTCATACATTTTCCCCAAACTTGCCATTGCATAAGCTTGGGATTTTACATCACCTAAAGTTTTTGCTTGTTGGATGGCTAAATTCAACGTTGATTCAATGGGGAGAAAAACGTAAAAAGAAGAAGTCGGATCGCGCTCCATCTCGTCAATTTTCAAAAGACTCTCGGCAAAATTAATCAGTGAGTATACGCTTGCCTTGCTGACGGGTAAACTCATTAAGGGCTTTTCTATAGATTGCCATAAAGAGCGGGGTTCCGATTTGGGTTCGCTTTCCACTAACAAGCTGAGTTGGTTAAGTTTTGCTTTCAATTGCAAAGTGGAAGAAGGCGACTTTTCGGCTGCTTGGTAAGCATTCAAAGCTAGCTGTCTATATTGGTTTTTCAATTCAGGTTGATTAGCATTTTTTAGTGCTAAAGCAACGAAATTATTACCTAAACTTAATTGAGTAGCAGCTACATCTTGAGGTAATTGCAATTTTTCAGCAGCCGCTAAGCTCTGCTGCAAAATTGTTTGAGCTTGTGTTAGTTCTCCCACCGATCTCAACATATTTCCCAATTTTCGCAAAGCCAAGGTATTAACGGGAGAAATAGGTAAGTTTTTCAGGTTGGCTAATTCTGGATCTGAGAGATTACAAGCTTGTCTGTTTGACTGGGA
It encodes the following:
- a CDS encoding CHAT domain-containing protein encodes the protein PLHLPILLLALLFVLSMAAPSVVAQITAPKVIAQVQPGKASYESGNFERAAQELQAAIADFAAKGDPLSQGVALRNLSLVYQNLGNWQAAEKAIADSLAILETQPKSDRQIKLLAEALDVLGRLERETGKLADAQQTWQKATALYKQIDDATGVAYTQIDRATALYELGFYPRACQTLREILGLKPEKSADSQSNRQACNLSDPELANLKNLPISPVNTLALRKLGNMLRSVGELTQAQTILQQSLAAAEKLQLPQDVAATQLSLGNNFVALALKNANQPELKNQYRQLALNAYQAAEKSPSSTLQLKAKLNQLSLLVESEPKSEPRSLWQSIEKPLMSLPVSKASVYSLINFAESLLKIDEMERDPTSSFYVFLPIESTLNLAIQQAKTLGDVKSQAYAMASLGKMYERHRQWQPAENITAQALSLASPLAAPDITYQLFWQLGRIYAARGDISKAIANYSQSINTLASLRSDLVTVNPDVQFSFRESVEPVYRELVSLLLEPTQTTSTGGLKEVSQANLKQARQVIESLQLAELDNFFQDACAQAKPKQIDEVDPDAAVFYPIILADRLEVIVSIPGEPLRHYATKKSQTELEEIFQKTRISLRPTAFPRERLPLAQQIYDWLIRPAEADLTKNQIKTLVFVLDGSLRNLPMASLYDGQQYLIQKYNIAITPGLQLLESRPLVRARLRALTGGLSEARQGFPPIPATITEVRQIALELPAEVLLNEEFTRANLQKQIQAVPFGVVHLATHGQFSSNADETFILAWDERVNVKQFDRLLRVRGQKQQRPIELFVLSACETATGDNRAALGLAGVAIRSGARSTLATLWQVNDESTAIFMTEFYRQLAKPGVNKAEAVRNAQLSLLAQSAYQNPYFWAPFVLVGNWQ